The following proteins are co-located in the Bacteroidota bacterium genome:
- a CDS encoding BlaI/MecI/CopY family transcriptional regulator: MASALHEKLSRRERQIMDAIYRTGKATAAQVMDEIPDPPSYSAVRAMLRILVEKGHLQHDKVGTRYIYKPTVSQKRAKKSALNHVLATFFEGSVSQAMAALIDLSDDLSEEELDRLSALIKNAKEEGR, from the coding sequence ATGGCTTCAGCATTACACGAAAAACTAAGCCGGCGAGAGCGTCAGATAATGGACGCCATCTATCGTACAGGCAAAGCTACAGCGGCGCAAGTAATGGACGAAATTCCTGACCCGCCGAGCTATTCTGCTGTGCGTGCTATGTTGAGGATACTGGTAGAGAAGGGGCACCTCCAGCATGACAAAGTTGGCACCCGGTATATATACAAGCCAACTGTTTCGCAAAAGCGCGCAAAAAAGTCTGCGCTAAATCATGTTTTGGCAACGTTCTTTGAAGGCTCTGTTTCACAGGCCATGGCTGCATTGATCGATTTGTCAGATGACCTTTCTGAAGAGGAACTGGATCGCCTTTCTGCCCTCATCAAAAACGCTAAAGAAGAAGGCCGCTAG